Part of the Maridesulfovibrio sp. genome, AGTAATGACGCGAAAAAAACTTTTTTAGCACTCTCAAGACTTGCCCGTTATGCAACAACAGGATACGGAAGGCTGCATCCTTTGACACCTATAACCTGTCTTACAGATTTCATGACCGAATCCACTCCCAACCATCTCCCAGAACTGGCAGCTAAACTGAACAGCCCCATTATCATCGGCGGAAAAACCATTCCAAATCGATTGTGGCTGGCCCCTATGGCCGGACTGACACATAGTGCCTTCCGTCAGGTTCTGGCCCATTACGGCTCCTGCGGCTTGGCCTTTACGGAAATGTGCAGCGCCAAGGCTGTTCCTACAGAAAACCCCAGAGTTTCGTCGGTTTTCAAATGGCACGAATGGGAACTTCCCAGCCTTGTCTGTCAATTGGTGGGGGCCACTCCGGAAGAACTGGTGATTGCAGCAAAACGCGTGGAACACGAAGGTTTCTTTGGTGTGGATATCAACATGGGATGCTCGGCACGGGGAATGATCAAGCGTAAGGCTGGTGCCGCCCTGCTCAAGACGCCCGAAAAGGCCGTTGCTATTGTGGAAGCAGTACGCAAGGCAGTGTCCATTCCAGTCTTTGTCAAATTCCGCACCGGCTGGTCCAAGGAAATTGAACCGGCTGTGGCCCTGGCTAAAAATTTTGAAGCGGCAGGCGCCGACTGTCTCGTCTTTCACCCGCGTGTTGCACCGGACAAACGCACCCGACCTCCTTTCATTGACCACATCCGTTTCATTAAAGAAGCGGTCTCCATTCCAGTCTTTGGCAACGGCAATGTGACAACCCCTCAGCACTGTCAAGATATGCTGGAAAGAACAGGATGCGATGGCGTGTCCATAGGACGTATGGCTATGGCCCAGCCATGGCTCTTTGCCCAATGGACAACGGGTTTTACTCCCGACAAGGATATTTTTAAGGATTACATCATACGGCTTGCGACCGCCTTGGAACAGGATTTCGATCCTATCCGCGCAATTAAACGGTTCCGTCTGCTCATGGCTTATTTTGCAGCCAATTTCCGCTTTGGACACAGCCTGCTGGCCACCTTTTCACGGGCAAAGACCATGGATGATGTCCGACTGCTTGCCGAAGAATACATCAAACCGGATATGCAGTTAAGCCAGACTCCCAACATGAATTTATACAACCTCTAGGCCAATAATCCTTAGTTAAAAGAAATAAAAAAACCGCAATGTGTAAACACATTGCGGTTTTTATTCTCTTGAGCCCAAAAAACTATGCTCCGGCCAGCACATGTTCCTTAGTGACAAAGCAAGTGAACACGCCACTGAAAACAATTTCTTCGTTGCAGGAGACATCAACCTTAACTATATGTTTGCGTCCATTGTTTTCCTGCTCGCTGGCTTTGGCAATAAGGACATCACCCACTTTTGAAGGCTTCAGGAAGCGACTCTCAGCGCCGGCCAGAACAACATTAGGATGATTGACCGTCAGCATTGCCGCATAATCAGCCATGCCGAAAATAAAACCGCCATGAACCAGCCCGCTGGCATCGGCAGCCATATTAGCAATACATTCCAGACGAACTTCACTTCCGCCATCAAAGACTGAAACAGGTTCGCCGCACAGGGATCTGTCTATCTGCTCATGTGTATTGATAACCATAAGTTTCTCCATCTAAGCATTTTCCGGACATTATATATGATAAGACCGGGGATTTCGATGATTACATCACAGGAAACTATAGAAGCAAGAGAGTCTATGCTCTCCGTCCAGAATGAAACCACAACTCACAATTGCCATTTGAGTCCAGTAAACGTAGGTTTACAGCCTCTGCAGAATTTAACGAGAGGTATGACTGTGCTTAAATTGAATATTCGTCAGAAAATCATCATCGGAATCATCATTTTTTCTATCTGCTTCGGCTGTCTGGGTTTGCTGTCCTTCGTGAACACCCTGCAGCTAGAAGACGAAGTCCTGCTGATTGAACGCAGTGACGATTTGAGCAATCTTATTCTCGAAGTCCGCCGTATTGAAAAAAACTACCTGCTCTATCATGACCCGGCCTTGTTCACCCTTGGGCTGGATTACCTTAAACGTGCCGATACCCTGCTGCAGGAACTTGTAGATGAATTCAAAAAAAATGAAAAAAAACAAACCGGCAAAAAACTGGAGTCAAACCTGAACCGCTACCGGGAGTTGTTGCTGCAGCTTAAATCCGCCCCGAAAGAAACATCAACCGCAAACAAAGAACTGAACAATCATCTCCGTGAAACCGGGCAAGCCATGGTGGGACTCTCCAAAGCAATATCCAATTTCGAACGTAAATATATACTCAGCATCAATGGAGAACTGCGCTCCAATCTGGCCCTATCCATGATCGGCATCGCTGTGGTCATCATGGCCCTTGTTCTTTTTTTCAGCTTAAATATCCTCAAACCGCTCCGCGAAGTGCAGGAAGCAACCCGCCGAATCTCGGAAGGTAAATTTAAACCCCTGCCGATTAAAAACTCACATGATGAAATCCAGCAGGTATTTGCCGCCTTGAATTCCATGGTCGAACAGCTGGTCAAACGCCGCCGCCAGCTGGTGCAGGCCCAGAAACTGTCATCCATCGGCACGCTCTCTTCAGGAATTGCACACCAGCTGAACAATCCCCTGAACAACATTTCCACCTCCTGCCAGATTCTTGAGGAACGGCAAAAAGGTCAGGACGAGCTTTCTGACCGGATGATGCACAACATTATGCAGGAAACCCTGCGCTCACGGGATATTGTTAAAGGATTGCTTGAATTTTCCCGCGAGAGCGAATATTCACCGGGACCGATCGAACTAGGAAGAGTCATGAAATCCTCCATGGATCTCGTATCCAGTCAGGTGCCGTCAAACATCAGTCTTTCCATGGAAATTCCTAAGCATATCATTGTTCACGCTGACCGCCGCAAGCTGCAGGAAGCTTTCATCAACCTGCTCATAAACGCCGTGCAGGCCATCGAAGATAAACCCGGTTCAATAACGGTCACTGCTTTTCTGGATCAGGAAAACACAGTCATCAGGGTCAATGACACCGGACCAGGCATGTCCCCGGAAATTATGGAACGCATCTTTGATCCCTTCTTTTCCACCAAGGAAGTCGGACAAGGTACCGGACTGGGACTGTACATCGTCTACGGAATCATAGAAAAGCATCAGGGCAGCATCAGGACGGAAAGCAGTCCGGGAGAAGGCACCAGTTTTTACATCACCCTGCCGCTCGATAAGGAACACACAATATGATCAGCCACGCCAATATCCTCATTGTTGAAGACGAAGCCATTGCGCGAGACAACCTGACCCACGTCATGACTGAGGCAGGACATATGGTCGTTGCCGTAAGCTCAGGCACTGAAGCACTGCAAAAAATCGGTAAGCAGGAATTCGAACTGGTACTGACCGACCTGATGCTTCCGGGCATGAACGGCATCGAACTACTGGAACACATTAAGGAAATCCAGCCTTCCACTCAGGTAATTGTCATCACCGGACATGCCACAGTCGATACAGCTGTTATAGCCATGCAGAAAGGCGCGCATTCCTACATAGCCAAGCCTCTCAATCTGGATGAACTTCGCGCACAGGTCTTTAATGCCCTTGAACGGCAGGCCCTCTCAGTTGAAGTCCTGCGCTTGCGGCAAGTGCTGGAGGAAGGCAAGCAGGACTTTCCTTTAGTGGGACAAAGTGAAGAGATCATCAAGCTGAAAAAGACAATCGAACAATTAGCGCATATGGACTGCAACGTCCTTATCCAAGGTGAAACCGGAACAGGTAAGGAACTCATCGCCCGAGGTATTCATATGCTCAGTCCTCGTTCACAGGAACGGTTCATGGCTATCAACTGCGGAACATTCACAGCCGAGCTCATGGACAAGGAACTTTTCGGGCACGAGCGAGAAGCCTTCACCGGAGCACAGCGCGGACAAAAAGGGATCTTGGAAGTTGCCACCGGCGGCACTGTATTTTTCGATGAAATGAGCGAACTGCCCCTGAACATGCAGGTCAAGCTTCTGCGGGTGCTGCAGGAGCGAAATTTTCTGAGGGTCGGCGGAACTCAGGAAATTCCGGTGGATATCCGGGTCGTTTCCGCAACCAACTGCGACCTGAAAGAAGAAGTCGAAAAAGGTACCTTCAGGCAGGACCTTTTCTACCGTTTGAACGTGGTAACTCTCTCGGCACCGCCGCTTCGTGAACACCGCGAAGACATTCCGGTCCTGATCGGCCACTTTCTGGAAAAACACCGCACAGAAACCCAATCCATCGACACAATTTCACAGGAAACGCTGGACATCCTGATGAACTATTCCTTCCCCGGCAATGTCCGAGAACTTGAAAACATCTCCCAGCGGGCGCTGGCTCTAGCGCGGGGTACTGTTTTTTCCCCGGACCTTCTCCCCGAAGAGATACGCAATATTGACCGCAGTAAACCGCTGCGGACCTTAGAGGAAGTAGAACGCGACCACATTGGGAAAGTCATGCTGGCAACCAACGGGAATAAGACCCAAGCAGCCAAGATACTCGGCATTGACCGTGTTTCACTGTGGCGCAAGATGAAACGTCTCGGACTGGAAAAAGAGAATTAGTTTAACGCAACCTCCAGAGCATCCTCAAGCCGGGAAACCAACTTGATTTCCACTCCCTTCAGGACTTCATCTTCAAGCTGCCCAACTGCCTGCGCGCACATCTCAGGCAGAACAATGGTGCTGATTCCGGCCCTGACTGCGGCCATGACCTTTTCACGCACCCCGCCCACCGGGAGCACGTCGCCGTGCAATGTTATTTCACCGCTGAAGGCCATATCCTCGCGCACCTTTCTTCCGGTCAATTGCGAAAGCAGGGCCACCGTGATGGTAACTCCGGCAGAGGGGCCTTCCTTGGTCACTGCGCCGGCGGGTATATGGATATGAATATCCGAGGTCTCGAAGAAATCTTCTGAAAGACCGAACCTGCCGGCATTAGCCCGTAAAAAACTCAATGCAGTCTGGGCGGATTCCCTGAGCACCTCTCCAAGCGATCCGGTCAACAGAAGATTTTTATTTCCATGCATCCTGACCGCCTCGACAAAAATAATTTCGCCCCCGTTTTCCGACCAGACCAGCCCGGTGGCTACCCCTGTCTTTAAAGTTCCGGCTACTGTAGCACTGAAATGGGGTGGCGGCCCCATAATTCCGGAGATATCAGCCGCAACAAGCTTGATCGGATTAGCTTCTTCCTGCCCTGACAACCTACGCCGGGCCAGTTTCCGGCAAAGCGCGGCAATCTGCTTATCAAGACCGCGCAATCCGGCCTCACGGGTATAGTCTGCAATGATTGTATTCACTGCATCAGGATCAATGTCCAGTTCATTCACTGAAAACCCATGTTTCAGCAATTGATTAGGCAGCATGTAGTTCTGCGCAATCTTCAGCTTTTCTCCGGGCGTATAACTTGAAAATTCGATCATCTCCATGCGGTCCCGCAAGGGTTCCGGTATACGCTCCACAATATTGGCTGTAGCAATAAACAACGCCCCGGAAAGATCAAACGGCAACCCCAGATAATTATCCACAAAAGCTGAGTTCTGCTGCGGATCAAGGATTTCCAGAAGAACGGAAGCTGCGTCACCTTGAAAATTCTGAATAATCTTATCCATTTCATCCAGCATGATTACCGGATTACGCACTCCTGCTTTCTGAATATTCTGTAATATTCTTCCGGCCATAGCGCCCACATAAGTACGCCGATGGCCGCGCAACTCGGATTCATCCCGTAACCCTGCCAACGACATGCAAATAAACTCACGCCCTAATGATTCTGCAATGCCCCGGCCAATAGAGGTTTTCCCGGTCCCGGGAGGACCGCTGAAACACAGAACCGGTCCCTGCAATCCCTGAATACGCTGATTGCGGCCCAGCAAATCCTGAACATGCTCACGCAAACGAGTCAGGTTAACCGGCTTTCCGAGATATTGATCAGCCCCGTTTTTCATGGCTTCAACAGCGGTCTTAACCGTGGCGTAACCGGTAAGCATTATCACTCCGGTATCAGGCCAGCGGCTTCGAAGAACCTCCAGCAGCTCAAGACCGTCCATTCCATCCATCTTCAAATCGGTAATTACGATATCCGCAGGCTCTTCTTCCATAGCTGCAACAGCTTCCAATCCGTTGCCAACAGTCCGTACAACAAAGCCCTCGTGCTCGAATATTATGGATAAATTTTCCCGGGCAATAATCTCATCGTCTGCAATAATCAGGTTCGGCCTGATCCGGCTGCGCAAATTTTTAACCGCAAGGAACTCAAGGATACGTTCTTTAACGCTGTTCAAGCCGTAGTGACGGGCATCCAAAACGTCCTTGGCCCTTTGAATATCCAAGTCGTCCTTGGTGGTTTCATTCCACGGAAGTGAAAGGATAAATTCCAAATAACTATAACTAATAGCAAACTCCGGAGATGAATTATCCAGCTTGAGAAGACGTTCACATTCATCACGGACAGCATCAAGTATGTGGGCGGGAAGGTCAGCTTCCTCCACACGCCTGCAGATATCGTCAGCTACACTTTCAGTTACGTTCTTCAGCCCGGAATGGGTTTCAGCTTTATTCTCTTCAGAGCGCGTTTTCTCAGCACTCTTCCTGCCAAACCATTTCATAATATCCTCCGGATAATATTTGCCAATTTTATAAACCCGGACCTCCATACACAGGATATCCTTAAGTATTATCTACCCAATATCATTAATATATAACTCTGTTAATGTTGCATGTTGAAACAACACCCTGTGACTCTGTTCTTTTTTGCACAATCTTTATGCTTTTACATATAACATACTGTAATAATGAGTTAATAGTAATTTTATTTTCAAAAGCAAACTTAATAACGCACCTGAAAACAGACAAGTTTCCTACCGAAATAGAGGCTTTTAACGTTGCAGATAGCAACATGCCTTTTGGACACATTTCTGCCCGACCTTTAAATACCAACATCGATCCTCAGACCTATGTTGCATAAAGCAACGGAAGTAAAAGCACCCTCAAACCATCACAAGACTAACATATTGATTTTAAAGAATTTATGCTCAAAAAAAACCTTGGCATGGATATTGATCTATAGGGAGAAAGTTCAAGGAAGGAAACAACAATCAGGAGGCACCATGGCCACAGAACAAGGATTTTTCGGTCTTTTGGAACGCTATTATGCAGCAAAGGCAGCGAATCAAAGCAACACCTGTAATGTAGGAACGTGGGCCATCAACCGGGATCAGGCT contains:
- a CDS encoding tRNA-dihydrouridine synthase family protein — its product is MTESTPNHLPELAAKLNSPIIIGGKTIPNRLWLAPMAGLTHSAFRQVLAHYGSCGLAFTEMCSAKAVPTENPRVSSVFKWHEWELPSLVCQLVGATPEELVIAAKRVEHEGFFGVDINMGCSARGMIKRKAGAALLKTPEKAVAIVEAVRKAVSIPVFVKFRTGWSKEIEPAVALAKNFEAAGADCLVFHPRVAPDKRTRPPFIDHIRFIKEAVSIPVFGNGNVTTPQHCQDMLERTGCDGVSIGRMAMAQPWLFAQWTTGFTPDKDIFKDYIIRLATALEQDFDPIRAIKRFRLLMAYFAANFRFGHSLLATFSRAKTMDDVRLLAEEYIKPDMQLSQTPNMNLYNL
- a CDS encoding PaaI family thioesterase, which codes for MVINTHEQIDRSLCGEPVSVFDGGSEVRLECIANMAADASGLVHGGFIFGMADYAAMLTVNHPNVVLAGAESRFLKPSKVGDVLIAKASEQENNGRKHIVKVDVSCNEEIVFSGVFTCFVTKEHVLAGA
- a CDS encoding HAMP domain-containing sensor histidine kinase, whose protein sequence is MITSQETIEARESMLSVQNETTTHNCHLSPVNVGLQPLQNLTRGMTVLKLNIRQKIIIGIIIFSICFGCLGLLSFVNTLQLEDEVLLIERSDDLSNLILEVRRIEKNYLLYHDPALFTLGLDYLKRADTLLQELVDEFKKNEKKQTGKKLESNLNRYRELLLQLKSAPKETSTANKELNNHLRETGQAMVGLSKAISNFERKYILSINGELRSNLALSMIGIAVVIMALVLFFSLNILKPLREVQEATRRISEGKFKPLPIKNSHDEIQQVFAALNSMVEQLVKRRRQLVQAQKLSSIGTLSSGIAHQLNNPLNNISTSCQILEERQKGQDELSDRMMHNIMQETLRSRDIVKGLLEFSRESEYSPGPIELGRVMKSSMDLVSSQVPSNISLSMEIPKHIIVHADRRKLQEAFINLLINAVQAIEDKPGSITVTAFLDQENTVIRVNDTGPGMSPEIMERIFDPFFSTKEVGQGTGLGLYIVYGIIEKHQGSIRTESSPGEGTSFYITLPLDKEHTI
- a CDS encoding sigma-54 dependent transcriptional regulator, with the translated sequence MISHANILIVEDEAIARDNLTHVMTEAGHMVVAVSSGTEALQKIGKQEFELVLTDLMLPGMNGIELLEHIKEIQPSTQVIVITGHATVDTAVIAMQKGAHSYIAKPLNLDELRAQVFNALERQALSVEVLRLRQVLEEGKQDFPLVGQSEEIIKLKKTIEQLAHMDCNVLIQGETGTGKELIARGIHMLSPRSQERFMAINCGTFTAELMDKELFGHEREAFTGAQRGQKGILEVATGGTVFFDEMSELPLNMQVKLLRVLQERNFLRVGGTQEIPVDIRVVSATNCDLKEEVEKGTFRQDLFYRLNVVTLSAPPLREHREDIPVLIGHFLEKHRTETQSIDTISQETLDILMNYSFPGNVRELENISQRALALARGTVFSPDLLPEEIRNIDRSKPLRTLEEVERDHIGKVMLATNGNKTQAAKILGIDRVSLWRKMKRLGLEKEN
- a CDS encoding S16 family serine protease gives rise to the protein MKWFGRKSAEKTRSEENKAETHSGLKNVTESVADDICRRVEEADLPAHILDAVRDECERLLKLDNSSPEFAISYSYLEFILSLPWNETTKDDLDIQRAKDVLDARHYGLNSVKERILEFLAVKNLRSRIRPNLIIADDEIIARENLSIIFEHEGFVVRTVGNGLEAVAAMEEEPADIVITDLKMDGMDGLELLEVLRSRWPDTGVIMLTGYATVKTAVEAMKNGADQYLGKPVNLTRLREHVQDLLGRNQRIQGLQGPVLCFSGPPGTGKTSIGRGIAESLGREFICMSLAGLRDESELRGHRRTYVGAMAGRILQNIQKAGVRNPVIMLDEMDKIIQNFQGDAASVLLEILDPQQNSAFVDNYLGLPFDLSGALFIATANIVERIPEPLRDRMEMIEFSSYTPGEKLKIAQNYMLPNQLLKHGFSVNELDIDPDAVNTIIADYTREAGLRGLDKQIAALCRKLARRRLSGQEEANPIKLVAADISGIMGPPPHFSATVAGTLKTGVATGLVWSENGGEIIFVEAVRMHGNKNLLLTGSLGEVLRESAQTALSFLRANAGRFGLSEDFFETSDIHIHIPAGAVTKEGPSAGVTITVALLSQLTGRKVREDMAFSGEITLHGDVLPVGGVREKVMAAVRAGISTIVLPEMCAQAVGQLEDEVLKGVEIKLVSRLEDALEVALN